Proteins encoded in a region of the Cheilinus undulatus linkage group 8, ASM1832078v1, whole genome shotgun sequence genome:
- the rnf41l gene encoding RING finger protein 151, whose translation MGFDLERFVGYVNEGLLCCVCRDVLERPLQGPCEHAYCSACISSWLLHHHSCPEDRLPLDVGNLKPLYRYMRNDLNRLQIRCVNAGQGCEAVCSLENLHAHEDECEFAFISCSNTGCPVQVERRGLEAHLAECNFRSRECPNGCGHTLLSMDQAQHNCVAELRTEVEMLRAEMLCKVEEVRREMESRLDSQRRHMVQKESQLKNDVEELKGQLSRVMCDMRALLGAERLRRQELAEAELEKRELLELLRDLQPTRSQYPAEPAVREQLQGDLHASGWDLHAEPIRHQQRESPLHASSLSLHSAQAANISGPPSSPQLGEGARKGGTRSLTLDCIKRKSREVTVI comes from the exons ATGGGCTTTGATCTGGAGAGGTTTGTGGGCTATGTGAATGAGGGTCTGCTGTGCTGTGTGTGCAGAGATGTCCTCGAGCGCCCCCTTCAGGGCCCCTGTGAACATGCCTATTGCAGCGCCTGTATCAGCAGCTGGCTGCTCCATCATCACTCCTGCCCAGAGGACAGACTGCCTCTGGATGTGGGCAACCTCAAACCGCTGTACAG gtaCATGAGAAATGACTTGAACCGCCTACAGATCCGTTGTGTGAACGCAGGTCAGGGTTGTGAGGCGGTCTGCTCCCTGGAGAATCTACACGCTCACGAGGACGAGTGTGAGTTTGCCTTCATCTCCTGCTCTAACACAG GTTGTCCTGTCCAGGTAGAGAGGAGAGGTCTGGAGGCTCACCTGGCAGAATGTAACTTCCGCAGCAGGGAGTGTCCGAATGGCTGCGGTCACACTCTTCTCTCCATGGATCAGGCGCAGCATAACTGTGTAGCAGAGCTACGCACTGAGGTGGAGATGCTcag GGCGGAAATGTTGTGTAAGGTTGAGGAGGTGAGGCGAGAGATGGAGTCGAGGTTGGACTCACAGAGGAGACACATGGTGCAGAAGGAGTCCCAACTAAAGAATGATGTGGAGGAGCTCAAG GGTCAGTTGTCCCGCGTGATGTGCGACATGCGAGCCCTGCTAGGAGCAGAGCGTCTCAGGAGACAGGAGCTGGCAGAAGCAGAGCTGGAGAAGAGAGAGCTGCTGGAGCTCCTCAGGGACCTGCAGCCCACCAGGAGTCAGTATCCTGCAGAGCCAGCAGTCAGAGAGCAGCTTCAGGGAGATCTGCATGCGTCTGGGTGGGACCTACATGCTGAGCCGATAAGACATCAGCAGAGGGAGTCACCTTTACACGCCTCCAGCCTGTCACTTCATTCAGCTCAGGCTGCAAATATCTCAGGTCCACCTTCATCACCTCAGCTGGGAGAAGGGGCCCGAAAGGGGGGGACGAGGAGTCTGACTCTGGATTGCATCAAGAGGAAGAGTCGAGAGGTGACGGTTATCTGA